The Panicum virgatum strain AP13 chromosome 6K, P.virgatum_v5, whole genome shotgun sequence nucleotide sequence ACATGGGCCCGAAGATGCTGCAAGCGTATATAATGGCATATTTCAGCTTTGGTAACAATTATAATGACAGTGAAATAGTTTCGAGAAGTAATGGTGCATTTTAAGAACAGTAAAATTATAAGGTCAACGAACTCTTGATTTTAAGATCAACTGTGATTGTATAGTTGGCTGCATAGATCCTAGATAGACTTTAAGATTAACTAAGGTGGTGATTGATTACTGGCTGAGTTCAAACCTATGGATAGGAGTTAGACATGGCCATCCTTGGCCTGGCTCCAGTAGTACTAGACCTCTCTGTTTGGTTGCCGTTCAAAGCTTCGCGTAGCTTTATGCTTGcaaattttttgtttggttggtTGGCTTGCATCATATATAGccacctcttcttctacatcgTGAGTTTACCATGCCATACCTTACCACGTTAAGTGATGCGTCCTTGTAAACATTAcatcaaactttttttttcacgTAGCTCTGCTCGTCCCTCATTAGCAACTTCAAGTAAGCTTTGCCTATCTAAAAAGGCATGCGGTAGTGCAACAAGCCTACAAGGATTAGGAATGGCAACAGGTCGAATAAGGTGCGGGTAGAGTAAATAATACCTGAAATCAGGTTATCCTAAATGCTAAATGACAAACAATTtgtcaccctttgtttagccttTAAGAACATTTAAATGGTGTTTAAACGGAGTTAAATGGCGTAAATGGTTTGGCATAGCAAGACTAAAATATACATATTTATGAACGTAAATGTCAAATATGCTAAAAAGTCTACATATTTGCATATGTAAAAAAGTAAGTATTCTACCATATAATCTTTTTGGAAGAAATCTAAATCCCACAACACTTCGTATACTTATGATGCTAATCAGTTAGGCATTGACGGTGGTAGCTGTAATCCTCTTATTGaataaattataaattagaTGGTCATTTAGCTCGTTTAATAACATTTAACTCTACTATGTTTAGATGATTTAGACGGTTTAAACAGTTTATATAGGTCTAAACGGTCCAACTATTTAATTCACCATTTAGAGTCTAAACGGCACGTATGACTTCTGTTTACCGTTTAAACAACACTAAACGTAAGGTATACCCATACCTACGAAGTCTAGTGGTAGAATTTTATACCCGTACCTGTACCCACTAGACATGGATCGAGTTTCGGATACCCATAGGGCCTATTAATGATAGCATAAATAGCATATCATTCGGCCGTATGGACTAGCACATTTTGAATTTACCGCTCATAAAAGCGAATGCAAAGCATTAGTAAAATAGAGAACTAAAATATTCATCCTGCACTATTTTTTCTTATCTTGAGCATTTATTGTGTAGTTGTATATAAGTAAATGCATTCAATTCTAGCTATGTATTTCATCGAAAAAATACAACAATAATGCATACAGTTCACTACAAACAATAAGCAAAATATCGATGTCACTTTCACATCCGTTAGTTAACACAATCTCATTATCAGTCTACATACTTCATAAAGTCACAATACAATGAGACATAAAATTTGAGAATGGTTCGAGTTCGCTAGGTTATAATTATTGTATTTTGGGTACCATTGATGTGGATATTCTGTAAATTTATACAACCACGCCTATAGGACAACAAGCTTACATGACTAGATATCAAGCTTACATGCTTAATTTTCAGGTAAATTCATTTCTAGCTACATATTGTTTTCAGAATTGGATGCAGCTAAATCATGATGatggtttatttatatttaGGAGCATGGGTAATGAAGCAGCCAAGTGTAAGGGTTCAAGCATCAAGTTCGGACCTGGAGGAAGATCAGACAACAACCAGTTCGAACCATTCCCTCGAACCACACGTTCAGACCTGCAGGAAGCGCCAGATTGGGATGGGCATAAATATTCACTCCGGAAGATGCTTGAGGCCCATGAGTACTCGTTGAAAATATCttgaagtctactttcagaATCCAACCTCATCATCAGATTCTTCTGGAGCTAAGAATAATCACCAAAATGATGTTCGGTCTTCCAAACATAGGTTGAGTCATCTGTACCTCGTCCAGCCCACTAGGGCCCATTTTAAGTTAGGGTTTTGATCTCAGCACCCTCATGACTGCTCTCCCACCTATATAAACTAGCATCAGCCACCGAAAAAtatttgggttttgttttgttgTAAGTTTAGGTTCTGCTACTTTTTGGTGAGCGTGTGTGTGTCGATTAGACCACCTATTTGCTTGATTCAGAACCCCAAACTTGTGTGTATTGGATTCATCCTTTGGGCAAAGTCTCTGTGTTATttgcttgtccacttgttcttacTTTTTCTTCGATTTGTttgcaggttcaaggttgttcttggcacagcaagaacaacacaaacaGAGACGGTGTAACTATCGCTAAGACGCAACtcttgtggtgttgtagtcAGGTAGCACAACGTCGATTctcctcaaatcgagttatccctcactctcatcgaaagatcgggaaCAAACCCCAGCGGGTTCTATCATTTGGTAATCAGAGCAATGTATTTCGGTGAGAGACTATACCTGTTCCTTTACCTACATTCAAGAAAAATCCACAAAAATAGGCTAGATCTGAAAACCCCAACAAGTTTGAGCCTTTTGTTGTTCTGCTTAGTTGTTTGCTTGTATAGTTTTCAGTTGCATTGTTTGGATTAGCTGTTGGTTCTTAGTGGTTTAATCTTTGGAATTTTGAGTTTTGAGTTCCCGCCACAGGAGGTGAAGCCAGGCCCCACCGCCCGCCCACCATGGAGGACGACCTTGCTACGCCAGGGCACCGCCGTGACCTCATCCCCGACCCCTGTTGCGTCAGCGCGCCACCGTGACCTCGAGCTTGACACCCTGCTGCATCGGCACGCCCTCAAGCGATGGAACCGGCAATGGCTCGCAAGCTGCCCTCGCTTGCGAGCTGGAGCGAGCAGGGCCGAGCAAGCTTTTCTGCTCATTAAGAGCTGGGTCGAGCCAGCTTAGCTATCTTAACGAGTGCATGCTGAGCCGAGCTGGCTCCTTATCCAGCCCTACTTGTACATGTACCATCCCTAACGCAGGGTGCTCGCATCATTGTCAACGTTGTCCTCGATCTACCGAACGAACAGGAGCCACGGGCTTCGAGTGACAGGCAAGCGCAGCAGCAGGGTCTTCACCGCACCGCCTCCAGTAGTCCAGCACCGCGCTCAGTTGAACAACTGATTGTGTTatacaaacaaaaaattttAACAAATGATAAAAAATGTACATTTCATTTGAAAACTAAATATCATGAATAATCAGCTCAGACCACAAAATAATTTAGTctacaaatcaaataaataatttGACATCATGAACAAATTAttttagaaaataaataaaatattattttatatgGAGATCCTATGCTTCTGGAATACGAATAAATTATTGTTATAGACAaacaaatggaaaaaaagaaaaaagataggACAAGAACATAAGACAACGTAAATtattcaaaataaataaataataaataggaAAATAAAAGTTGCAAGAGGTGATGTCCGATATTATCTTAGCGAAATCTCAATGCTGCAACGGAGCATCCGATGAAAAAGTTTTCCATCCAATGTCCGGACGCTAGCGGCGCCGATTTAATAATGGTGGATTGTTGATGTATCAATAAATTATTTTAGATCACCATAtgcttttttagaaaaaaaaataacagtTAGTTTATCTGGTGTGTCTTTTATATAACGTAAATATcttatttgtttgttttttaaaaCGTGCATTTCCCGCTAGTAGTaaaagaaacaagaaaaaaagagaaaaagataggaatgaaaaaaaaaagttaaacaCCAGTCGCCTCTAAGTGCCTCTAGTTAGCTAGCTTCGTCCCCCGCCGGGCACCCGGCCCTTCTTCTCCACGGACGGCGGCCGCATAGTTGAAGCAGGTCCAGCCCACGCGAGCCAAGCTCGAGCTCGAGTGCAGGCTCGGCTTGAAgccgtttttttatttttttttatttttttatttcattttttacaaaaatatattttcgtgttcgaaatttacatgaatataccccggccgccccgctgccgggcggccggccggccggcaggcaGCCGGGCGGCAGAGGCTTATCTGCAAAAAAATCGACAAAAAATTGCGCCGAGGTCCCTGGaggaccggccgcccggcagcggggcggcgggccctggccgcccgcctGCAGCGTGACCGGTCCCCCCAAccctatataaggtgttggctgccactcaccccctcatttgcctcactaaaaatctagaaaaaaagaaagagagggagggagggagaggagaggtgagggagaggcaaagcggcgaagccctgccggattttcaagccggTGACcgtaggtaactaaaattttctatattttataaatagattatgttgtaattatttttttgaaacaatagATTAGCAAttagttcaattattgttaggagtgattagtggtacatttaggtgtagttacttatagtgattagcgttgatacactgcatttagtgttagatttagtattagaaaatactagaaaattgatagagaagtattagaaaatcaaaaaaattgcaagataatattagaaaattgtagaaaatgttagaaaattgtagaaactattttgttgaaacagtagattaacaatcagtttaattattattaggactgattagtgttacatttaggtgtagttacttgtagtgattagcgttgatatagtacattagcaatTTAATTAATTAATGTTAGTAGTGATTATTGCTAGATTAAATATTagaaagtactagaaaattgttagagaagtattagaaagtcttaaaaattataagataatattagaaaatttataaaatgttagaaaatattagaaattattataaattgttagaaaatcttagaaattatttaggaaatataaggaactattagaaatatttagacgtgtgtgattgtattgtattgttttgatcttacgtggtaggtatggccggggttactcctgcaatagactcgggtcactggtccttccttgcgaagattcagcaccaagaactaaatgtgctgcgtccacgtccacctgcagagttggttcctgtagacccacgatgggtgcccaggtgatatgtcgtctattttatgtttttatccgttatacatttcgttatataatgtattaacattTGTGCACTGTATGATGCAGGCTGAGCGAGGCATGTCTTCTCAAtgtggctcgtcttgctgagagtgctttggtgaagctagacatgtctctactttcagctctcgttgacagatggagacctgagacacacacgttccacctcccttgtggggagacggcaccgaccctgcaggacgttgcgatgctgcttggtCTTTCTATCACCGGAGATGCTGTCGGGCCCCGCGTGGTACCTTCTACGTGGCTGGAGGATCTTGAGGAACGTTTTTGCAAgtgttgccaccacgattgatcctgaagatttcaatgagcacccacagtcgaaaggcccttccaagtcatggcttctacagtttcaggtacaatttcgtacaaaatgatgtgttgatgtatttaatggctttgaaatacctcatgtgtttcttattctcaatgttcgtacttcattgcagccggatctgttggtagccgatgctgatgagtacagcgtgactagatcactcgaggcatacctgttgtgtttgtttgggtacattatgttcaacaactcacacggccactgtgtggatagggtgattctgccctacgcacaggagatcgccgatgcagatgaggatgccatacccttatatagttggggttcagcggttcttgcatgcacatatcgtgGACTCTACAAGGCATCACGGCAGAATGATAGGAATGCTGTATTAACGGGGTGCCAAATTCTGCTACAACTTTGGTCTTACGAAAGGATTGCTATTGGTCGTCCCATGATTGACCAGTCACCGTACAagccggatatgtacggtgacacgaAGGACGACAGACCCACCATATTAAAATCTGAAAGTAGTGGGTGTAAGCTTAACAATACCTCTGTTGTTTTAGACCAAATGATGCCCGAGTTACAATTTTGAGGGCACAGTTCCAATTGACACGCAAAAGCAAATGGAGGTGCTCTTGGCTGAGTGTTTCTTCATTTTGGGCAATAAGCTTGGCTTAATGAGAATATAACTCATTCGACCGGCGTGtccataaaatatatttttgtaaaaaacgaaaataaaaaataaaaaaaccgcctgCTTGAAGTGATAGGCTCGCTCAAGCTCGGCTCGTCCACAAGCCAGCCCACGGCGGCCTCATCGACCCACGGGCCCCGTCCGCAATTCCTATCCATCTTCCGGAAGGACAGAAACCCACCTATCTTCcaatgtttgagattcgtgcaaactaTATTGACCATGAGACACATGTAACCCTAACCTCCCttcatctttctctctcccgtctcctctctccctcccgtgAGCCcaacgcgccgccggcctctccgCACGCCCGGCCCGCCGTCTCCGCGCGCTCGGAGCCCCACCTCGTCGCCCGCCGCACTCTCTGCCTCGTCGCCCGCCCCGCCTCGTCGTCTTCGCACCCCCGGaaccccgccgcccgccgcccgccgctccttccccggcgccggcctctCCTTCCCCGGCGCCGGCCTGCCTCTCCGCGCGCCCGGAGCCctgcctcgtcgccgtcgcccagagccccgccgcccTCATCGCCGTCGCCTGGAGCCCCCACCGCCCTCGCCGCGTCGCCCGGAACcccgtcgcccgccgcccgccgcccggaaCCCCCATGCGCGAGCCACAACATTCCCCTAGAACTGATCAACACACCTCTAAACTGAGTCAACATTCCATGAAAATTGATTCAATATTTCACCCTACTGATTTCAACATCACCTCTAAACTGATTCAACATTTCATTTAAACTGATTCAACATTTCACTGTCTAGTGTTTCAACATCTCCAATCCACCATTTCAACATCAGCGGGCTGTTTATGGCGCATCCTCAATTAGTTTTAAATATTAGTACAAACAAATGCATAAGGATAAAAAAAATGTTCATGGCGCATGCCTGTTTATTGGTGGGCTGAATTAAAAAACCTAAATGGGCTTACTGGGCTTAAAGATGTATTGATTAATGATCTTCCACGAGATGCATACGGACTCCCGGCCCCGCCCGCCCATCGGTTTCGCCAACCGGCGCCTCGTTCCCATCGCCGATCCGACCCCACTCGCAGGCCGCCGGGCAACGGCCGCCCGCCCGAGCCACCCCGCGCGCTATAAACCAAGCGCCAAGCGGAGCCCGCCGCCGATGCGCCaccgcctgctccgccgcgcgatgccgctcccgccgccgccgccgccgcctgcgccccgGACgccgggggtcgccggcgggcgCCTCTTCTcctcgctcccgccgccgccgccgctccagtcCCGAAGGTACCGCGCGCCCGCTCTTCCTTCCGCCCGTGAGCTCTCTGATCCTGTGgttgttttgacttttgagaCATTGGCCTTCGAGCGGAGCCAGTTTAGATGGTAGTCGCGGGTTTCGTGTCGTTGCGGAGGGAGGTGGTGGGAAGGGAGGAATGGGCCGAGAATTTTTCCTGGGAGATTGCTGGTGTTTGCGGTCAGGAGCTCTGGTTTGGTAGAAGCTGGACTTGGTGTTGTGATCCGGGAGGTGGGGAACTCGTTGGGCATCCGAAATGGGGCGGAAAATTCCAGCCCCTCCCCTTCTGCTGTGATTTCAAGTCCGGCATGAGTGCATCTGTTGTGATTTTAAGGTGACGACCATTCGCTGGTAAAGTTCGACGTTATGATCTGTGGATTGGTATTGCGTTACAGCTCCTGGAATGTGGTTGTTGACACTACTCCCTTAGTCCCTTGCCATGGACCTATGTGGATAGTTTCGCTTCTGTACTGTGCGGAGTGATTTCTTTTACTCTTATCATAGACAACCTGGATTAGATAGAATCGTCCTTTCAGAAATCTTTCCCTTCTAAACCACATTCAGGATATTGGACTAGAGCCATGCTCCTGTCTGCACTCTTTACCCCCCGGTTTCTGAATTAAATAAACCTTGTTTGGTCCATTCCTCAATAGCTCCAATGTAACTCATATGTCTTATTTTATGTTGTGTGAAGAAAAGCTGCAAACAATAGTTTTAAAATGTGCTTAAAGAATTCAGTTGTGTTAAGAATTATCTGATTGCTAACAAGTATACAACACGAGATCAATAACGTGCTGCGCCTCTTTGTTGGTGCACATTGCTGCAACAAGTTTTGATGTTAAAATCTGAAAGTAGTGGGTGTAAGCTTAACAATACCTCTGTCGTTTTAGACCAAATGATGCCTGAGTTACAATTTTGAGGGCACAGTTCCAATTGACACGCAAAAGCAAATGGAGGTGCTCTTGGCTGAGTGTTTCTTCATTTTGGGCAATAAGCTTGGCTTAATGAGAATATAACTCATGTGTTTCACATTTGAAAAGCACTTTCTTGTTATTTCTAGTAATTGTGGTATGGTGCATCAGGACATTAAAGAAAACTAACTATGAGTTAATTTTCACAGAGAGGTGCATGTTTGGTATCTTTTGCCTGATGAGTTGAATGATGCCTCCCAACTGAAGATGTACATGGATCTCCTTTCGCCTTCCGAAAGGAAGACTGCTTTATCTATGAATGGGGAGAAGTTGCAGAAAGGTGCCGTGCTGTCTCGTGCACTAGTGCGCACCACACTCTCAAGATGTATGGAACAATCAGCTACTTGTTAAATTTAATTTTGCATTCATTTTATGTTTCATTTGTTTCACTTTCATTTAGTTTTTGTTCGATAGTTTTACTATCACGTTTTATTAAATTATTAAATAAACTAAAAGGCGTTAGATTCATTATCTGTCGGTTAGGACTATAGGGATTTGTAAGTTGCCAGGTGGTGGTATCTGTGATCAATTCATTTAATGTTGTAGTTTGTGAACCTGTTATTTCAGAAGACATGGAAAAGTATGTAACTTTTTGCAAGTCTGGCTTTTACATAGTGAAGACCTTTGTTTGTGCATGTAATTATCTTTGTATATCACTGGAGGACTACTGACACGGCTGCTGTTGATTTGTTTGGACTAGACTAGATACAAATTGCAAAGTTGATCCAGGATCATTTGAGTTTAAGAAAAACAAATTTGGCAAACCTGAGGTAAGAGGTTAGAAGCTAAGCTTTGCAGTACTCACTTTTTCTGCAGCTTTTTCTCTATTAATTTGCTTTTGTTTGTTGCCTTGTTTAATAAGATATTGTGGCAATCTGATGACAACAAGATGGAATGGCCTTTGCATTTCAATATTTCACACACATCTTCTTTGATTGCCTGTGGCATAACCATGGATAATCCTGTATGTTCCTTTAATTATTGTTTGTCTACCTAAACTAGAGAACTAGAAATGTCCATACTTCTGTTGCTGTGGAACTTATGTAATCAATATTACTGTTTTTCATCTATCTCAGATTGGCATTGACATTGAAGAGAAGAAACGAAAGACAGCCAAGAATATTTTATCTCTTGCTCGACGTTATTTCACCCCATCTGAAGTTGATTATCTAGCTAAGATTCCGGATCCTGATGCTCAGCAAAAGGAATTCATCAAATTATGGACTCTTAAAGTGAGTCTTTTGTTGGTTCTCTACTTGATATAACTTTCTTATCCGTCCGGTTCATGTTTTTGTATCACCATTCTTCAGACCACCGATCAGTAGTACTTTTCCCTTGCAAAGCAGAAAATTCTTAACTGAATGAGTCAGCTACCACTTAAGCATACTATGACCAATTATATTGTCATAATATGTAGAACTATGTATATCTATTTAGTGTGGTTATATTTTTCTGTTAACTGACGAACTGTTGGATGTGAGCCATTTGGATCGTTGGATGAGCTTTGGATGGATTAGATTAGAGTAGATATGAGGGTTGCATCGATGGCCATTTCATGAATTATTTATGAAGGATACATTTTCTCATACACCTGTGTTCTAATTCATTGAAATATCATCAGATTTCTTAGTCAATATGTCCTTCCTAATACAGAGCCTTCCAAATTGCAAGAACAATTTACTGATACAATGCTACAAAAGACGAGATGTTGGTTGCATGGCTTGTCTATCATTGATGTCTTAATTTTGTAGGAAGCATACGTAAAAGCTCTTGGAAGGGGATTTTCAGGTGCTCCTTTCAATAAGTTCTCAATCGAAATGGCAGCAAAGAACGGAATCCGAATTTCTGTGGTATGGAACTTTTCTTCCTTTGTTCTCCTGTGTTATGCAATTTCTCTCCCTTTTTCCTCATGCTTGTCTTCTTCCACGTGTGCTACTACTAAATGCAAAGGGACTCTCACAAACTAGGTTTGCTATGCATTTGAACATAGTTTTGTCATGGCCGAAAATAGCCGGACAACAAAGATTTGTGGGCCTTCAGAAGAGTTCTACCCATGGGGGGATTATTTCTTTTTACTCCTTGTCACACACTGAAAAATATCTTGTCTGTTGTCTGGACCCTTTGTGTATGCTTGTCTTTCTCCTAACTTTTGGTTGATGTTGTGGAATTTTCGGAgaaaagatatcatgttcttatGTGTAGCAATGTTACAAGCTTTACTGTTACACAGATGCAActtaacaagaaaatcttgtGTCTAAAAAGAAATTAAGAATCTGATTTGTCTTAATCGTTTGCACTTGCCAGCCACCAAAAATATTCAAGGATTCTGACTCTACTTGTGACTGTTTGTCCGAGAATTGGCAATTTGCACTTGTGGAGCTAAATAGTTCTCATTACATAGCAGTTTGTGTAGAGGATGAGTCAAGAAGTTCAGGTTTGTACTTCAAAATTTTcagcttgaaaaaaaaaactgtctgTTATCCTGTTCTGTAAGTGACTTATTGTTGGTGCATGTTGCAGATTCTGGGAATGGTCGGCTACCTCTAGGATTGAAAGTATGGTAGACTGTTCCCTTCCTAGAAGATACACTTGTTTCTGGAACAGAAGCTGTGACTCTGATCGGTTGAGTATGTGAGTCTGCTATTGCCCTTATGATTTCACCAGATGACACTGCGATACAAATGAATTCATATTTTGAATAAGTATGCAGGGAAACTCTCAACATTCTTCAAGCATTGATTAGCTGATTTCTGACATCATGCATTAGCGGGGACTCGGGAAATACAATTTTCATAGTCCATATTCAGATTAAGACTGTTATTAGCTGTAGCCTACCACGGCAAACTGTTTTGGAAGGAATAAACTGTTTGTTAGTGTTGCAGAATTATGTATCATTGGAAAAGATACTCGTAACGTGTATAGACTTCTATAAGTATCATTGGAAATAGCTCTTGTAGTAAGTATTTCATTGCATTGATCCAAAGTTGGATATGTTGTCTGTCATACAGTCTTAATTGTTCGAATATGTTAATTTGGAATAGGATTTGATGTGTCACTTAAAGAACAAGCTCTTTTGATTGCAAACGGCAAGGGTTTTTTGTGGCCAATCCCAATGTGGTGTTTCAGATTTATGTTTCCAAGGCACATATGCAAAGACTACATATAACATGAATGAAACCCGATGGCTAAATCGGAGGATGGAgggatttcaaaaaaaaaaaaatggaaagagTGTCCAGATGATTTCAGTACTAGGTTACTCTCTAGCTTAGTCCATTAGATTACTGTCATGTCATCATTTTTTATCATGCGACAGCTTATTAATTTAAAATGAAATTCCCATTGGGAGTAGCC carries:
- the LOC120711887 gene encoding 4'-phosphopantetheinyl transferase psf-1-like isoform X2, with the translated sequence MYMDLLSPSERKTALSMNGEKLQKDTNCKVDPGSFEFKKNKFGKPEILWQSDDNKMEWPLHFNISHTSSLIACGITMDNPIGIDIEEKKRKTAKNILSLARRYFTPSEVDYLAKIPDPDAQQKEFIKLWTLKEAYVKALGRGFSGAPFNKFSIEMAAKNGIRISVPPKIFKDSDSTCDCLSENWQFALVELNSSHYIAVCVEDESRSSDSGNGRLPLGLKVW
- the LOC120711887 gene encoding 4'-phosphopantetheinyl transferase HetI-like isoform X1 — its product is MRHRLLRRAMPLPPPPPPPAPRTPGVAGGRLFSSLPPPPPLQSRREVHVWYLLPDELNDASQLKMYMDLLSPSERKTALSMNGEKLQKGAVLSRALVRTTLSRYTNCKVDPGSFEFKKNKFGKPEILWQSDDNKMEWPLHFNISHTSSLIACGITMDNPIGIDIEEKKRKTAKNILSLARRYFTPSEVDYLAKIPDPDAQQKEFIKLWTLKEAYVKALGRGFSGAPFNKFSIEMAAKNGIRISVPPKIFKDSDSTCDCLSENWQFALVELNSSHYIAVCVEDESRSSDSGNGRLPLGLKVW